A stretch of DNA from Gammaproteobacteria bacterium:
AAAATAGTAAAACGCTCTTTCTTAGTAGGCAAAGGGATAGGGCCTTTAACTTGCGCACCAGTACGCTTAGCAGTGTCTGCAATTTCACGAGCCGATTGATCAATCAAACGATGATCAAATGCCTTAAGACGAATTCGTATACGTTGACCTTCCATAGTAATTACTCAACCACCTTAGTGACAACACCCGCACCAACAGTACGACCACCTTCGCGAATAGCAAAACGCAAGCCGTCTTCCATCGCAATCGGCGCAATCAACGCTACATCTACTTTGATGTTGTCGCCAG
This window harbors:
- the rpsJ gene encoding 30S ribosomal protein S10 → MEGQRIRIRLKAFDHRLIDQSAREIADTAKRTGAQVKGPIPLPTKKERFTILISPHVNKDARDQYEIRTHKRLMDIVDPTDKTVDALMKLDLAAGVDVQIKLN
- the tuf gene encoding elongation factor Tu (EF-Tu; promotes GTP-dependent binding of aminoacyl-tRNA to the A-site of ribosomes during protein biosynthesis; when the tRNA anticodon matches the mRNA codon, GTP hydrolysis results; the inactive EF-Tu-GDP leaves the ribosome and release of GDP is promoted by elongation factor Ts; many prokaryotes have two copies of the gene encoding EF-Tu), whose protein sequence is GDNIKVDVALIAPIAMEDGLRFAIREGGRTVGAGVVTKVVE